The following are encoded together in the Bos javanicus breed banteng chromosome 4, ARS-OSU_banteng_1.0, whole genome shotgun sequence genome:
- the LMOD2 gene encoding leiomodin-2 — protein MSTFGYRRGLSKYESIDEDELLASLSAEELKELERELDDIEPDHSLPVGMRQKSLTEKTPTGTFSREALMAYWEKESQKLLEKERLGECGKVAEEDKEESEEELVFTECNSEVSEDVYTEEEEEDEDEEEEDSEGEERTGANAEGMNGAVHSDSVHSDNARPKTFKSQIENIHLTNGHSGRNTESPPAAIHPCGNPTVIEDALEKIKNNDPDTTEVNLNNIENITSQTLARFAEALKANTVVKTFSLANTRADDSAATAIADMLRVNRHITSINIESNFITGKGILAIMRALQHNTVLTELRFHNQRHIMGSQVEMEIVKLLRENTTLLRLGYHFELPGPRMSMTSLLTRNMDKQRQKRMQEQKQQEGYDGGANLRTKVWQRGTPGSSPYASPKHSPWSSPKLPKKVQTVRSRPPSPAAPPPPPPPPPPPPPPPPPPPPPLAPQRLPPPPPPPPPPAPEKKLITRNIAEVIKQQESAQRALQNGQKKKKGKKAKKQPNNILKEIKNSLRSVQEKKMEDSSRPSTPQRSAHENLMEAIRGSSIKQLRRVEVPEALR, from the exons ATGTCTACCTTTGGCTACAGGAGAGGACTTAGCAAATATGAATCCATCGATGAGGACGaactcctggcttccctgtcaGCCGAGGAGCTGAAGGAGCTAGAGAGGGAGCTGGACGACATTGAACCTGATCACAGCCTCCCGGTGGGGATGAGGCAAAAGAGTCTGACCGAGAAAACCCCCACAGGGACATTCAGCAGAGAGGCGCTGATGGCCTATTGGGAAAAGGAGTCCCAGAAACTCTTGGAGAAGGAGAGGCTGGGGGAGTGTGGAAAG GTTGCAGAAGAGGACAAAGAAGAGAGTGAGGAAGAGCTTGTCTTTACAGAATGTAACAGTGAGGTTTCTGAGGATGTGTACacggaagaggaggaggaggacgaggacgaggaggaggaggacagcgaaggagaggaaagaacagGTGCGAACGCGGAAGGGATGAACGGAGCTGTGCATTCCGATAGTGTCCATTCTGACAACGCGAGGCCAAAGACGTTTAAAAGTCAAATCGAAAACATACATCTGACTAAcggccacagtggaaggaacacggAGTCCCCCCCGGCTGCCATTCACCCCTGCGGGAACCCCACAGTGATCGAGGATGctctggaaaagattaaaaacaacgACCCAGACACCACGGAAGTCAATCTGAACAACATCGAGAACATCACTTCGCAGACGCTCGCCCGCTTCGCCGAGGCCCTCAAGGCCAACACGGTGGTGAAGACCTTCAGCCTGGCCAACACGCGCGCCGACGACAGCGCGGCCACGGCCATCGCGGACATGCTCCGGGTCAACCGGCACATCACCAGCATCAACATCGAGTCCAACTTCATCACGGGCAAGGGCATCCTGGCCATCATGAGGGCGCTGCAGCACAACACCGTGCTCACCGAGCTGCGCTTCCACAACCAGAGGCACATCATGGGCAGCCAGGTGGAGATGGAGATCGTCAAGCTGCTGAGGGAGAACACCACGCTCCTGAGGCTGGGCTACCATTTCGAGCTGCCAGGACCAAGAATGAGCATGACCAGCCTCCTGACCAGAAACATGGATAAGCAGCGGCAGAAGCGGATGCAGGAGCAGAAACAGCAGGAGGGATACGACGGAGGAGCCAACCTTAGGACCAAAGTCTGGCAGAGAGGCACGCCAGGCTCTTCACCGTACGCGTCTCCCAAGCACTCCCCCTGGTCGTCCCCCAAACTCCCCAAGAAAGTCCAAACTGTGAGGAGCCGCCCTCCGTCTccggcggccccgcccccgcctccgcctccgcctccgccccctccccctcccccacccccaccgccacctCCCCTTGCTCCCCAAAGGCTGCCACCCCCACCTCCGCCTCCCCCGCCTCCGGCCCCAGAGAAGAAGCTCATCACCCGCAACATTGCGGAAGTCATCAAACAGCAGGAGAGTGCCCAGCGGGCATTACAAAacggacagaaaaagaaaaaagggaaaaaggctAAGAAACAGCCAAACaatatcctaaaagaaattaaaaattcccTGAGGTCGGtgcaggagaagaaaatggaagacaGTTCCCGACCTTCTACCCCACAGAGATCAGCTCACGAGAATCTCATGGAAGCTATTCGGGGAAGCAGCATAAAACAGCTAAGGCGG